A genome region from Oncorhynchus masou masou isolate Uvic2021 chromosome 14, UVic_Omas_1.1, whole genome shotgun sequence includes the following:
- the LOC135554723 gene encoding small G protein signaling modulator 3-like isoform X3 produces the protein MSGGYTPAPGGPFSALTSSMWPQDILAKYYQKDPTEEAELLYDEFGFRLDSDDGVEPELRPEPQREDPQQRLRWQAHLEFTHNHTVGDLTWDLISPVLPRSERLRSLVLGGIPHSMRPQLWMRLSGALQKKRTTEISYKEIVKNSTNDETTAAKQVLDAEIEKDLLRTMPSNACFCSLQSVGVPRLRRVLRGLAWLYPDIGYCQGTGMVVSCLLLFLEEEDVLWMMCALIEDLLPPSYFSSTLLGVQTDQRVLRQLIVQYLPSLDRLLQEHDIELSLITLHWFLTSFASVVDIRILLRIWDLLFYQGSVVLFQVTLGMLKIKEEELVSSENSASIFNTLSDLPSQLGDGAVVLGEAMRLAGALSQDTLEAQRNKHLAYILNEQAQLNTNNSHTLNNNLNKVVRRQSLRRKSTLSSLLWGEDEAEALKSKNIKQTELVAALREAITRTAEHFHCLDPRHTSTDLTPDYSMESHQRDHENFLVVSRNRRRRAKALLDFERHDDDELGFRKNDIITIFSQKDEHCWVGELNGLRGWFPAKFVEILDERSKEYSLAGDDSVTEAVTDLVRGTLCPALKAIFQHGLKKPSILGGPCHPWLFIEEAASREVERDFNSVYSRLVLCKTYRLDEDGKVLTPEELLYRAVQSVNMSHDSAHAQMDVKFRSLLCVGLNEQVLHLWLEVLCSSMPAVEKWYQPWSFLRSPGWVQIKCELRVLSKFAFSLSQDCELPVKKEEKDQRPLKEGVQDMLVKHHLFSWDIDG, from the exons ATGTCAG GTGGTTACACTCCAGCCCCTGGGGGCCCCTTCTCAGCCCTGACCTCCAGTATGTGGCCCCAGGACATCCTGGCCAAGTACTATCAG AAGGACCCAACAGAGGAGGCAGAACTGCTGTATGATGAGTTTGGCTTCAGGCTGGACAGTGATG atgGAGTAGAGCCAGAGCTGAGgccagagccccagagagaggaCCCCCAGCAGAGGCTGCGCTGGCAGGCCCACCTGGAGTTCACCCACAACCACAccgtaggagacctgacctgggACCTCATCTCCCCCGTCCTGCCCCGCTCTGAACGCCTCCGCTCCCTGGTGCTGGGGGGCATACCACACAGCATGAGACCACAG TTGTGGATGCGTCTGTCTGGAGCTCTGCAGAAGAAAAGGACTACAGAGATCTCCTACAAAGAGATCGTTAAGAACAGCACCAACGACGAGACCACTGCTGCCAAACAGGTACTGGATGCTGAG aTAGAGAAGGACCTGTTGCGGACCATGCCCTCCAACGCGTGTTTCTGCAGCCTGCAGAGTGTGGGGGTTCCCAGGCTGAGGCGGGTACTGCGGGGCCTGGCATGGCTCTACCCAGACATTGGCTACTGCCAGGGCACAGGCATG gTGGTGTcatgtctgttgctgttcctggAGGAGGAGGACGTGCTGTGGATGATGTGCGCCCTGATCGAGGACCTGCTGCCACCCTCCTACTTCTCCTCCACCCTGCTGGgggtccagacagaccagagggtccTCAGACAGCTCATAGTCCAGTATCTACCAAGCCTGGACAGGCTTCTGCAGGAGCACGACATCG agtTGTCTCTGATCACGCTGCACTGGTTCCTGACATCGTTTGCCAGTGTGGTGGACATCCGCATCCTGCTGAGGATCTGGGACCTGCTGTTCTACCAGGGCTCTGTGGTACTCTTCCAGGTCACACTGGGCATGCTCAAGATCAAG gAGGAGGAGCTGGTTTCCTCTGAGAACTCTGCGTCCATCTTCAACACGCTGTCCGATCTGCCCAGCCAGCTGGGTGACGGGGCTGTAGTACTGGGGGAGGCCATGAGGCTGGCGGGGGCGCTGTCCCAGGACACACTGGAGGCCCAGAGAAACAAACACCTGGCTTACATCCTCAATGAGCAGGCCCAGCTCAACACCAACAACTCCCACACACTCAACAACAACCTCAATAAA GTTGTGAGGAGACAGTCGCTACGTAGGAAGTCCACTCTGAGCTCTCTGTTGTGGGGTGAGGATGAGGCGGAGGCTCTCAAGTCTAAGAACATCAAGCAGACAGAGCTGGTAGCAGCGCTCCGAGAGGCCATCACCCGCACCGCTGAACACTTCCACTGTCTGGACCCCCGACACACCAGCACT gacCTGACTCCAGACTACTCCATGGAGAGCCACCAGAGAGACCACGAGAACTTCCTGGTTGTGTCTCGTAACCGACGGAGACGGGCCAAAGCCCTATTGGACTTTGAGCGCCATGACGATGACGAACTGGGCTTCAGGAAGAACGACATCATCACA attTTTTCCCAGAAAGATGAGCACTGTTGGGTGGGAGAGCTCAATGGGCTGAGAG GTTGGTTCCCAGCCAAGTTCGTAGAAATCCTCGATGAGCGGAGCAAAGAG TACTCTCTGGCGGGTGATGACTCGGTGACTGAGGcggtgacagacctggtcagagGGACGTTGTGTCCTGCCCTGAAGGCCATCTTCCAACACGGTTTGAAGAAACCGTCCATACTGGGAGGACCCTGCCACCCCTGGCTCTTCATAGAGGAG GCAGccagtagagaggtggagagggacttTAACTCGGTCTACTCCAGACTGGTGCTGTGTAAGACGTACAG attAGATGAGGATGGCAAGGTTCTCACACCAGAGGAGCTGCTCTACAGA GCGGTGCAGTCTGTAAATATGAGCCACGACTCTGCACACGCTCAGATGGACGTCAAGTTCCGCTCGCTCCTCTGCGTGGGCCTCAA TGAGCAGGTGTTACACCTGTGGTTGGAGGTGTTGTGTTCCAGTATGCCTGCAGTGGAGAAGTGGTACCAGCCCTGGTCCTTCCTACGCAGCCCAGGATGGGTCCAGATCAAGTGTGAGCTCAG GGTTCTCTCAAAGTTTGCCTTCAGTCTCTCTCAGGACTGTGAGCTGCCTGTCAAGAAAgag gaGAAAGATCAGAGGCCACTGAAGGAAGGAGTCCAAGACATGTTGGTGAAGCATCATCTCTTCAGCTGGGACATCGATGGCTAG
- the LOC135554723 gene encoding small G protein signaling modulator 3-like isoform X1 has product MSGGYTPAPGGPFSALTSSMWPQDILAKYYQKDPTEEAELLYDEFGFRLDSDDGVEPELRPEPQREDPQQRLRWQAHLEFTHNHTVGDLTWDLISPVLPRSERLRSLVLGGIPHSMRPQLWMRLSGALQKKRTTEISYKEIVKNSTNDETTAAKQVLDAEIEKDLLRTMPSNACFCSLQSVGVPRLRRVLRGLAWLYPDIGYCQGTGMVVSCLLLFLEEEDVLWMMCALIEDLLPPSYFSSTLLGVQTDQRVLRQLIVQYLPSLDRLLQEHDIELSLITLHWFLTSFASVVDIRILLRIWDLLFYQGSVVLFQVTLGMLKIKEVDLLLSPLQEEELVSSENSASIFNTLSDLPSQLGDGAVVLGEAMRLAGALSQDTLEAQRNKHLAYILNEQAQLNTNNSHTLNNNLNKVVRRQSLRRKSTLSSLLWGEDEAEALKSKNIKQTELVAALREAITRTAEHFHCLDPRHTSTDLTPDYSMESHQRDHENFLVVSRNRRRRAKALLDFERHDDDELGFRKNDIITIFSQKDEHCWVGELNGLRGWFPAKFVEILDERSKEYSLAGDDSVTEAVTDLVRGTLCPALKAIFQHGLKKPSILGGPCHPWLFIEEAASREVERDFNSVYSRLVLCKTYRLDEDGKVLTPEELLYRAVQSVNMSHDSAHAQMDVKFRSLLCVGLNEQVLHLWLEVLCSSMPAVEKWYQPWSFLRSPGWVQIKCELRVLSKFAFSLSQDCELPVKKEEKDQRPLKEGVQDMLVKHHLFSWDIDG; this is encoded by the exons ATGTCAG GTGGTTACACTCCAGCCCCTGGGGGCCCCTTCTCAGCCCTGACCTCCAGTATGTGGCCCCAGGACATCCTGGCCAAGTACTATCAG AAGGACCCAACAGAGGAGGCAGAACTGCTGTATGATGAGTTTGGCTTCAGGCTGGACAGTGATG atgGAGTAGAGCCAGAGCTGAGgccagagccccagagagaggaCCCCCAGCAGAGGCTGCGCTGGCAGGCCCACCTGGAGTTCACCCACAACCACAccgtaggagacctgacctgggACCTCATCTCCCCCGTCCTGCCCCGCTCTGAACGCCTCCGCTCCCTGGTGCTGGGGGGCATACCACACAGCATGAGACCACAG TTGTGGATGCGTCTGTCTGGAGCTCTGCAGAAGAAAAGGACTACAGAGATCTCCTACAAAGAGATCGTTAAGAACAGCACCAACGACGAGACCACTGCTGCCAAACAGGTACTGGATGCTGAG aTAGAGAAGGACCTGTTGCGGACCATGCCCTCCAACGCGTGTTTCTGCAGCCTGCAGAGTGTGGGGGTTCCCAGGCTGAGGCGGGTACTGCGGGGCCTGGCATGGCTCTACCCAGACATTGGCTACTGCCAGGGCACAGGCATG gTGGTGTcatgtctgttgctgttcctggAGGAGGAGGACGTGCTGTGGATGATGTGCGCCCTGATCGAGGACCTGCTGCCACCCTCCTACTTCTCCTCCACCCTGCTGGgggtccagacagaccagagggtccTCAGACAGCTCATAGTCCAGTATCTACCAAGCCTGGACAGGCTTCTGCAGGAGCACGACATCG agtTGTCTCTGATCACGCTGCACTGGTTCCTGACATCGTTTGCCAGTGTGGTGGACATCCGCATCCTGCTGAGGATCTGGGACCTGCTGTTCTACCAGGGCTCTGTGGTACTCTTCCAGGTCACACTGGGCATGCTCAAGATCAAG gAGGTtgaccttctcctctctcccctacaggAGGAGGAGCTGGTTTCCTCTGAGAACTCTGCGTCCATCTTCAACACGCTGTCCGATCTGCCCAGCCAGCTGGGTGACGGGGCTGTAGTACTGGGGGAGGCCATGAGGCTGGCGGGGGCGCTGTCCCAGGACACACTGGAGGCCCAGAGAAACAAACACCTGGCTTACATCCTCAATGAGCAGGCCCAGCTCAACACCAACAACTCCCACACACTCAACAACAACCTCAATAAA GTTGTGAGGAGACAGTCGCTACGTAGGAAGTCCACTCTGAGCTCTCTGTTGTGGGGTGAGGATGAGGCGGAGGCTCTCAAGTCTAAGAACATCAAGCAGACAGAGCTGGTAGCAGCGCTCCGAGAGGCCATCACCCGCACCGCTGAACACTTCCACTGTCTGGACCCCCGACACACCAGCACT gacCTGACTCCAGACTACTCCATGGAGAGCCACCAGAGAGACCACGAGAACTTCCTGGTTGTGTCTCGTAACCGACGGAGACGGGCCAAAGCCCTATTGGACTTTGAGCGCCATGACGATGACGAACTGGGCTTCAGGAAGAACGACATCATCACA attTTTTCCCAGAAAGATGAGCACTGTTGGGTGGGAGAGCTCAATGGGCTGAGAG GTTGGTTCCCAGCCAAGTTCGTAGAAATCCTCGATGAGCGGAGCAAAGAG TACTCTCTGGCGGGTGATGACTCGGTGACTGAGGcggtgacagacctggtcagagGGACGTTGTGTCCTGCCCTGAAGGCCATCTTCCAACACGGTTTGAAGAAACCGTCCATACTGGGAGGACCCTGCCACCCCTGGCTCTTCATAGAGGAG GCAGccagtagagaggtggagagggacttTAACTCGGTCTACTCCAGACTGGTGCTGTGTAAGACGTACAG attAGATGAGGATGGCAAGGTTCTCACACCAGAGGAGCTGCTCTACAGA GCGGTGCAGTCTGTAAATATGAGCCACGACTCTGCACACGCTCAGATGGACGTCAAGTTCCGCTCGCTCCTCTGCGTGGGCCTCAA TGAGCAGGTGTTACACCTGTGGTTGGAGGTGTTGTGTTCCAGTATGCCTGCAGTGGAGAAGTGGTACCAGCCCTGGTCCTTCCTACGCAGCCCAGGATGGGTCCAGATCAAGTGTGAGCTCAG GGTTCTCTCAAAGTTTGCCTTCAGTCTCTCTCAGGACTGTGAGCTGCCTGTCAAGAAAgag gaGAAAGATCAGAGGCCACTGAAGGAAGGAGTCCAAGACATGTTGGTGAAGCATCATCTCTTCAGCTGGGACATCGATGGCTAG
- the LOC135554723 gene encoding small G protein signaling modulator 3-like isoform X4, translated as MSGGYTPAPGGPFSALTSSMWPQDILAKYYQKDPTEEAELLYDEFGFRLDSDDGVEPELRPEPQREDPQQRLRWQAHLEFTHNHTVGDLTWDLISPVLPRSERLRSLVLGGIPHSMRPQLWMRLSGALQKKRTTEISYKEIVKNSTNDETTAAKQIEKDLLRTMPSNACFCSLQSVGVPRLRRVLRGLAWLYPDIGYCQGTGMVVSCLLLFLEEEDVLWMMCALIEDLLPPSYFSSTLLGVQTDQRVLRQLIVQYLPSLDRLLQEHDIELSLITLHWFLTSFASVVDIRILLRIWDLLFYQGSVVLFQVTLGMLKIKEEELVSSENSASIFNTLSDLPSQLGDGAVVLGEAMRLAGALSQDTLEAQRNKHLAYILNEQAQLNTNNSHTLNNNLNKVVRRQSLRRKSTLSSLLWGEDEAEALKSKNIKQTELVAALREAITRTAEHFHCLDPRHTSTDLTPDYSMESHQRDHENFLVVSRNRRRRAKALLDFERHDDDELGFRKNDIITIFSQKDEHCWVGELNGLRGWFPAKFVEILDERSKEYSLAGDDSVTEAVTDLVRGTLCPALKAIFQHGLKKPSILGGPCHPWLFIEEAASREVERDFNSVYSRLVLCKTYRLDEDGKVLTPEELLYRAVQSVNMSHDSAHAQMDVKFRSLLCVGLNEQVLHLWLEVLCSSMPAVEKWYQPWSFLRSPGWVQIKCELRVLSKFAFSLSQDCELPVKKEEKDQRPLKEGVQDMLVKHHLFSWDIDG; from the exons ATGTCAG GTGGTTACACTCCAGCCCCTGGGGGCCCCTTCTCAGCCCTGACCTCCAGTATGTGGCCCCAGGACATCCTGGCCAAGTACTATCAG AAGGACCCAACAGAGGAGGCAGAACTGCTGTATGATGAGTTTGGCTTCAGGCTGGACAGTGATG atgGAGTAGAGCCAGAGCTGAGgccagagccccagagagaggaCCCCCAGCAGAGGCTGCGCTGGCAGGCCCACCTGGAGTTCACCCACAACCACAccgtaggagacctgacctgggACCTCATCTCCCCCGTCCTGCCCCGCTCTGAACGCCTCCGCTCCCTGGTGCTGGGGGGCATACCACACAGCATGAGACCACAG TTGTGGATGCGTCTGTCTGGAGCTCTGCAGAAGAAAAGGACTACAGAGATCTCCTACAAAGAGATCGTTAAGAACAGCACCAACGACGAGACCACTGCTGCCAAACAG aTAGAGAAGGACCTGTTGCGGACCATGCCCTCCAACGCGTGTTTCTGCAGCCTGCAGAGTGTGGGGGTTCCCAGGCTGAGGCGGGTACTGCGGGGCCTGGCATGGCTCTACCCAGACATTGGCTACTGCCAGGGCACAGGCATG gTGGTGTcatgtctgttgctgttcctggAGGAGGAGGACGTGCTGTGGATGATGTGCGCCCTGATCGAGGACCTGCTGCCACCCTCCTACTTCTCCTCCACCCTGCTGGgggtccagacagaccagagggtccTCAGACAGCTCATAGTCCAGTATCTACCAAGCCTGGACAGGCTTCTGCAGGAGCACGACATCG agtTGTCTCTGATCACGCTGCACTGGTTCCTGACATCGTTTGCCAGTGTGGTGGACATCCGCATCCTGCTGAGGATCTGGGACCTGCTGTTCTACCAGGGCTCTGTGGTACTCTTCCAGGTCACACTGGGCATGCTCAAGATCAAG gAGGAGGAGCTGGTTTCCTCTGAGAACTCTGCGTCCATCTTCAACACGCTGTCCGATCTGCCCAGCCAGCTGGGTGACGGGGCTGTAGTACTGGGGGAGGCCATGAGGCTGGCGGGGGCGCTGTCCCAGGACACACTGGAGGCCCAGAGAAACAAACACCTGGCTTACATCCTCAATGAGCAGGCCCAGCTCAACACCAACAACTCCCACACACTCAACAACAACCTCAATAAA GTTGTGAGGAGACAGTCGCTACGTAGGAAGTCCACTCTGAGCTCTCTGTTGTGGGGTGAGGATGAGGCGGAGGCTCTCAAGTCTAAGAACATCAAGCAGACAGAGCTGGTAGCAGCGCTCCGAGAGGCCATCACCCGCACCGCTGAACACTTCCACTGTCTGGACCCCCGACACACCAGCACT gacCTGACTCCAGACTACTCCATGGAGAGCCACCAGAGAGACCACGAGAACTTCCTGGTTGTGTCTCGTAACCGACGGAGACGGGCCAAAGCCCTATTGGACTTTGAGCGCCATGACGATGACGAACTGGGCTTCAGGAAGAACGACATCATCACA attTTTTCCCAGAAAGATGAGCACTGTTGGGTGGGAGAGCTCAATGGGCTGAGAG GTTGGTTCCCAGCCAAGTTCGTAGAAATCCTCGATGAGCGGAGCAAAGAG TACTCTCTGGCGGGTGATGACTCGGTGACTGAGGcggtgacagacctggtcagagGGACGTTGTGTCCTGCCCTGAAGGCCATCTTCCAACACGGTTTGAAGAAACCGTCCATACTGGGAGGACCCTGCCACCCCTGGCTCTTCATAGAGGAG GCAGccagtagagaggtggagagggacttTAACTCGGTCTACTCCAGACTGGTGCTGTGTAAGACGTACAG attAGATGAGGATGGCAAGGTTCTCACACCAGAGGAGCTGCTCTACAGA GCGGTGCAGTCTGTAAATATGAGCCACGACTCTGCACACGCTCAGATGGACGTCAAGTTCCGCTCGCTCCTCTGCGTGGGCCTCAA TGAGCAGGTGTTACACCTGTGGTTGGAGGTGTTGTGTTCCAGTATGCCTGCAGTGGAGAAGTGGTACCAGCCCTGGTCCTTCCTACGCAGCCCAGGATGGGTCCAGATCAAGTGTGAGCTCAG GGTTCTCTCAAAGTTTGCCTTCAGTCTCTCTCAGGACTGTGAGCTGCCTGTCAAGAAAgag gaGAAAGATCAGAGGCCACTGAAGGAAGGAGTCCAAGACATGTTGGTGAAGCATCATCTCTTCAGCTGGGACATCGATGGCTAG
- the LOC135554723 gene encoding small G protein signaling modulator 3-like isoform X2: protein MSGGYTPAPGGPFSALTSSMWPQDILAKYYQKDPTEEAELLYDEFGFRLDSDDGVEPELRPEPQREDPQQRLRWQAHLEFTHNHTVGDLTWDLISPVLPRSERLRSLVLGGIPHSMRPQLWMRLSGALQKKRTTEISYKEIVKNSTNDETTAAKQIEKDLLRTMPSNACFCSLQSVGVPRLRRVLRGLAWLYPDIGYCQGTGMVVSCLLLFLEEEDVLWMMCALIEDLLPPSYFSSTLLGVQTDQRVLRQLIVQYLPSLDRLLQEHDIELSLITLHWFLTSFASVVDIRILLRIWDLLFYQGSVVLFQVTLGMLKIKEVDLLLSPLQEEELVSSENSASIFNTLSDLPSQLGDGAVVLGEAMRLAGALSQDTLEAQRNKHLAYILNEQAQLNTNNSHTLNNNLNKVVRRQSLRRKSTLSSLLWGEDEAEALKSKNIKQTELVAALREAITRTAEHFHCLDPRHTSTDLTPDYSMESHQRDHENFLVVSRNRRRRAKALLDFERHDDDELGFRKNDIITIFSQKDEHCWVGELNGLRGWFPAKFVEILDERSKEYSLAGDDSVTEAVTDLVRGTLCPALKAIFQHGLKKPSILGGPCHPWLFIEEAASREVERDFNSVYSRLVLCKTYRLDEDGKVLTPEELLYRAVQSVNMSHDSAHAQMDVKFRSLLCVGLNEQVLHLWLEVLCSSMPAVEKWYQPWSFLRSPGWVQIKCELRVLSKFAFSLSQDCELPVKKEEKDQRPLKEGVQDMLVKHHLFSWDIDG from the exons ATGTCAG GTGGTTACACTCCAGCCCCTGGGGGCCCCTTCTCAGCCCTGACCTCCAGTATGTGGCCCCAGGACATCCTGGCCAAGTACTATCAG AAGGACCCAACAGAGGAGGCAGAACTGCTGTATGATGAGTTTGGCTTCAGGCTGGACAGTGATG atgGAGTAGAGCCAGAGCTGAGgccagagccccagagagaggaCCCCCAGCAGAGGCTGCGCTGGCAGGCCCACCTGGAGTTCACCCACAACCACAccgtaggagacctgacctgggACCTCATCTCCCCCGTCCTGCCCCGCTCTGAACGCCTCCGCTCCCTGGTGCTGGGGGGCATACCACACAGCATGAGACCACAG TTGTGGATGCGTCTGTCTGGAGCTCTGCAGAAGAAAAGGACTACAGAGATCTCCTACAAAGAGATCGTTAAGAACAGCACCAACGACGAGACCACTGCTGCCAAACAG aTAGAGAAGGACCTGTTGCGGACCATGCCCTCCAACGCGTGTTTCTGCAGCCTGCAGAGTGTGGGGGTTCCCAGGCTGAGGCGGGTACTGCGGGGCCTGGCATGGCTCTACCCAGACATTGGCTACTGCCAGGGCACAGGCATG gTGGTGTcatgtctgttgctgttcctggAGGAGGAGGACGTGCTGTGGATGATGTGCGCCCTGATCGAGGACCTGCTGCCACCCTCCTACTTCTCCTCCACCCTGCTGGgggtccagacagaccagagggtccTCAGACAGCTCATAGTCCAGTATCTACCAAGCCTGGACAGGCTTCTGCAGGAGCACGACATCG agtTGTCTCTGATCACGCTGCACTGGTTCCTGACATCGTTTGCCAGTGTGGTGGACATCCGCATCCTGCTGAGGATCTGGGACCTGCTGTTCTACCAGGGCTCTGTGGTACTCTTCCAGGTCACACTGGGCATGCTCAAGATCAAG gAGGTtgaccttctcctctctcccctacaggAGGAGGAGCTGGTTTCCTCTGAGAACTCTGCGTCCATCTTCAACACGCTGTCCGATCTGCCCAGCCAGCTGGGTGACGGGGCTGTAGTACTGGGGGAGGCCATGAGGCTGGCGGGGGCGCTGTCCCAGGACACACTGGAGGCCCAGAGAAACAAACACCTGGCTTACATCCTCAATGAGCAGGCCCAGCTCAACACCAACAACTCCCACACACTCAACAACAACCTCAATAAA GTTGTGAGGAGACAGTCGCTACGTAGGAAGTCCACTCTGAGCTCTCTGTTGTGGGGTGAGGATGAGGCGGAGGCTCTCAAGTCTAAGAACATCAAGCAGACAGAGCTGGTAGCAGCGCTCCGAGAGGCCATCACCCGCACCGCTGAACACTTCCACTGTCTGGACCCCCGACACACCAGCACT gacCTGACTCCAGACTACTCCATGGAGAGCCACCAGAGAGACCACGAGAACTTCCTGGTTGTGTCTCGTAACCGACGGAGACGGGCCAAAGCCCTATTGGACTTTGAGCGCCATGACGATGACGAACTGGGCTTCAGGAAGAACGACATCATCACA attTTTTCCCAGAAAGATGAGCACTGTTGGGTGGGAGAGCTCAATGGGCTGAGAG GTTGGTTCCCAGCCAAGTTCGTAGAAATCCTCGATGAGCGGAGCAAAGAG TACTCTCTGGCGGGTGATGACTCGGTGACTGAGGcggtgacagacctggtcagagGGACGTTGTGTCCTGCCCTGAAGGCCATCTTCCAACACGGTTTGAAGAAACCGTCCATACTGGGAGGACCCTGCCACCCCTGGCTCTTCATAGAGGAG GCAGccagtagagaggtggagagggacttTAACTCGGTCTACTCCAGACTGGTGCTGTGTAAGACGTACAG attAGATGAGGATGGCAAGGTTCTCACACCAGAGGAGCTGCTCTACAGA GCGGTGCAGTCTGTAAATATGAGCCACGACTCTGCACACGCTCAGATGGACGTCAAGTTCCGCTCGCTCCTCTGCGTGGGCCTCAA TGAGCAGGTGTTACACCTGTGGTTGGAGGTGTTGTGTTCCAGTATGCCTGCAGTGGAGAAGTGGTACCAGCCCTGGTCCTTCCTACGCAGCCCAGGATGGGTCCAGATCAAGTGTGAGCTCAG GGTTCTCTCAAAGTTTGCCTTCAGTCTCTCTCAGGACTGTGAGCTGCCTGTCAAGAAAgag gaGAAAGATCAGAGGCCACTGAAGGAAGGAGTCCAAGACATGTTGGTGAAGCATCATCTCTTCAGCTGGGACATCGATGGCTAG